TGCTGGTGAAGCTGAAATGGTCAGACCGCTGCGTGATTTATTGCGTAACCAATGGCAATTACCACCACAACGCCATTATGCAGTCCCATACTGGCGCCATGGCGAAACAGAAGAAAGTTATCATGAAGCACGGCACCGATTTATTGAAAAATAGGCGTTTACACCGAAATATGACCTGCCTCTGATTCAGGCAGTATAATTAATGCAAACAATAATGATAGGAAATTCAGACAATGTTTAAATCCTGCTGGAAACCACTCGCTTTATCTATACTGGCATTATCGCTTCTCTCCGCATGCGGCGAAAAAAACACTCAGAACAGTTCTGCCAGTAATACAACTGCTTCAGGAGCTGCTGTTAGTGGCCCCACTGTCTCTGTAAACACTGCACGCGGTGAAATGAACGTACCAGAAAATCCTTCCAAAGTTGTGGTATTTGACATGGCCACCCTGGATGATTTGCAGGCTTTGAAAGTACCGGTAACCGGTGCGCCGAAAAAAGTATTGGTACCTTACTTGCAGCAAACATTGGAAACCGTAAACAACACCGGTACCTTGTTTGAGCCCGATATGGAAGCACTCAATGCGCTGAAACCTCAGCTGATTATCATTGCCGGACGTACGGCACCTAAATATGATGAATTAGCGGCTCTAGCGCCAACCATGGATATGACAGACAGCGGACAGGATCTGATTGGTGATGGCATGAAAATGCTTGATACCTACGGTAAACTGTTTA
This portion of the Snodgrassella alvi genome encodes:
- a CDS encoding siderophore ABC transporter substrate-binding protein; this encodes MFKSCWKPLALSILALSLLSACGEKNTQNSSASNTTASGAAVSGPTVSVNTARGEMNVPENPSKVVVFDMATLDDLQALKVPVTGAPKKVLVPYLQQTLETVNNTGTLFEPDMEALNALKPQLIIIAGRTAPKYDELAALAPTMDMTDSGQDLIGDGMKMLDTYGKLFKKEAEAKKLHDDIQNLLAETQQVAKGKGTGLILMVNAGKLSAFGPSSRFGWIHTQVGVPAADTNIPASPHGQSVSFEYVQKTNPDWIFVIDRTAAIGEEGKTAQAVLNNDLVRQSKAWKENHIVYLSSASYLAAGGVQQMKTDLTNIKAAFTH